Part of the Sporomusa termitida genome, GCTGCTTCCTCCACAGCTTTCCAATCCGCCGGATAACTGCCAAACTTTAGATTTTCTTCAATCGTTCCCGAAAACAGAATACTGTCCTGCAATATCACGCCGATGTTTTCTCTCAGCTCCTTTAATTTTATCTTTTTGACATCCAGGCCGCCGACCAGCACTTGTCCTGCTGTGGCCTCATAAAGCCTGGGAATCAAACTGACCAGGGAGCTTTTTCCGGAACCGGTAGCGCCAATAATCCCAATCTTCTCACCCTCTTCGATCCTGAATGACAGATCGTTCAATACAGTTTCGCTGTGTTCATTGTATTGAAAAGCAACATTTTTGAATTCGATGTCAAAGCCGTTCATTGCAAGCGAACAATCCTGATCCTGAATCGACGGCGCCGCGTCCAATACATCATTGACTCTGTCCGCAGAAGCTTTGGCCCGCGAAAAGTTTAAAACAAGCATCACCACCATGATCAGAGCGTGCATAATTTGCACGAGATAATTCACAAAGGCCACGATTTTCCCGATTGGCAGGGTACTCTGGTGGACCATATTGCCGCCAAACCACAGCACGGCGATGATGCTTATATTCATAACCAGCATGACCACCGGCCCAAGGATCATGTTCATGTGCTGTGCTTTGATGCCTGCCTGCATGAGATGCTCATTTGCTTCATCAAATCTGGCCGCTTGCCGTGCTTCGATGGTAAAGGCTTTAATGACCCGGATCCCTAATATCCCTTCCCGCATAACCGTATTCATCCGGTCTATCTTTTCCTGTACGGCTGTAAACAGAGGAAACGACTTTTTAAGAATGATGACAACGGCGATCAAAATCACCGGCACTGCCACTAAAAAAACAATGGACAGTCTGGGACTTAAACCAATAACCATAATCATTCCGCCCAAACATAAAAGAGGTGCCCTAAAAGCAGTTTTCAGCACCATACTGACCATATTCTGGACTTGCGACACGTCATTGGTCAGCCGCGTAATCAGGGACGAAGTCTTAAATTGATCGATCTCCAGGAAGGCCAGGGTCTGTATTTTATCGAACAGCGCCTGCCGCAATTTCTCTCCCATATGCATAGCAGCGATGGCGGTAAATACGGAACAAGCCGCACCGCCTATCAAGCCGAGAAGTGCTGCCAGGATCATTTTCATCCCTGTAGAAAAAACGTAGGCAGCATTCTGATGCATAATGCCGATATCGATGATATCGGCCATGAGTTTAGGCTGCATTAAGTCCATGGATACTTCCAAAATCATCATTAAAGGCGCTAAGACAGCATAACCCGTTGCGCCCTGCAAATATTTTAACAGCTTAACCATTAAGGTTCCTTCTTTTCTTAAATTTCATAACCCGTTTGCTATTTACCGATTACAGTTGTAATGAGTGGCAGCATTAATCCCAATGGTGGTGGGGATGATGTCCATGGGGCTGCCTGCCTCTTCCATTACCTGTACCGCTATCGGGATTATCCAGGGTTTCCAGATTCTCACTTATTTTTTGGACCAATTCAAGCATTTTTTCGATTTCTTCTGCCATCAGGCAATTGAAAATCGCCGCTGTCAGTTTCGCATTGGCCTCAGTAAACCCCTTAACGGCAGCTTTTCCTTTCGCGGTCAGATGGATATGCATGATCCTTTGATCCTTTTCATCCTGCTTGCGTACAACAAATGCCTCCTGTTCCAGCTTAATGAGCATCTCGGTCAGGGAAGAGGGGCGAATATCCATGCTATCTGCTAAATCCCGCTGAATTACCCCATCATTGCGGGAAATGAGAAACAACAGGTGAATTTGTCCGCGGTGAAGGCCTGCTTTCGGCGGCATTGCCTGATGCGCATAGCGATATATCTGCCGGTTCAGACGCTTC contains:
- a CDS encoding ABC transporter ATP-binding protein is translated as MVKLLKYLQGATGYAVLAPLMMILEVSMDLMQPKLMADIIDIGIMHQNAAYVFSTGMKMILAALLGLIGGAACSVFTAIAAMHMGEKLRQALFDKIQTLAFLEIDQFKTSSLITRLTNDVSQVQNMVSMVLKTAFRAPLLCLGGMIMVIGLSPRLSIVFLVAVPVILIAVVIILKKSFPLFTAVQEKIDRMNTVMREGILGIRVIKAFTIEARQAARFDEANEHLMQAGIKAQHMNMILGPVVMLVMNISIIAVLWFGGNMVHQSTLPIGKIVAFVNYLVQIMHALIMVVMLVLNFSRAKASADRVNDVLDAAPSIQDQDCSLAMNGFDIEFKNVAFQYNEHSETVLNDLSFRIEEGEKIGIIGATGSGKSSLVSLIPRLYEATAGQVLVGGLDVKKIKLKELRENIGVILQDSILFSGTIEENLKFGSYPADWKAVEEAARAAQAHDFILEKENAYQSLVEQRGKNFSGGQKQRISIARTLLRKPKILIMDDATSALDMATEAKLQNTLQQRMAKSTILMIAQRISGVRDADKIIVLENGKIAAIGTHQELLAKSEIYRSIAVSQLGEEMLANG
- a CDS encoding MarR family winged helix-turn-helix transcriptional regulator; translation: MADIRSNELYNALKRLNRQIYRYAHQAMPPKAGLHRGQIHLLFLISRNDGVIQRDLADSMDIRPSSLTEMLIKLEQEAFVVRKQDEKDQRIMHIHLTAKGKAAVKGFTEANAKLTAAIFNCLMAEEIEKMLELVQKISENLETLDNPDSGTGNGRGRQPHGHHPHHHWD